The Pseudoalteromonas translucida KMM 520 genome has a window encoding:
- a CDS encoding rhomboid family intramembrane serine protease — protein MATKPTTRSLLTSKRFAIFSIVTICFFLQLINSLPGINLNGFGIYPRSINGLIGILCAPFLHGSWWHFASNMLPFVVLSWLICQYSVKRFYSVFIFTALVGGFLVWAFGRSNIHVGLSGVIYGLWGFILCYGVIRRSFKSIVIAVVVALLYSGFVWGVLPQRLHISFESHLFGALSGLFLGYKLAKADKLKSQKTRL, from the coding sequence ATGGCAACCAAGCCAACCACACGGTCATTACTAACAAGCAAACGCTTCGCTATTTTTAGTATTGTTACAATTTGCTTTTTTTTACAGCTAATTAATAGCTTACCTGGCATTAATCTTAATGGTTTTGGCATTTATCCGCGCAGCATTAATGGCTTAATTGGCATACTGTGCGCGCCATTTTTACATGGCAGTTGGTGGCACTTTGCCAGTAACATGCTGCCTTTTGTAGTTTTAAGTTGGTTGATTTGCCAATACAGTGTTAAGCGTTTTTATAGCGTATTTATTTTTACCGCATTAGTAGGTGGCTTTTTAGTATGGGCATTTGGTCGTAGTAATATTCATGTAGGTTTAAGTGGCGTTATATATGGGTTGTGGGGGTTTATACTTTGTTATGGCGTAATAAGACGTTCATTTAAATCCATTGTTATTGCTGTTGTCGTTGCGCTACTTTACAGCGGATTTGTTTGGGGTGTACTACCACAGCGCTTGCATATTTCGTTTGAAAGCCACTTATTTGGGGCGCTAAGCGGATTATTTTTAGGCTATAAATTAGCAAAAGCCGACAAGCTTAAAAGTCAAAAAACTCGCCTTTAA
- the yghU gene encoding glutathione-dependent disulfide-bond oxidoreductase, whose translation MSEQNQYTPPKVWTWDSESGGKFASINRPIAGATHDKTLPIGKHTFQLYSLATPNGQKAAIMFEELLELGLTDAEYDAYLINIGDGDQFGSDFVDINPNSKIPALMDHSTTPPTRIFESGSILQYLAEKFDVLIPKDLKAKTECRNWLFWQMSSAPYLGGGFGHFYSYAPTKMQYPIDRFTMETKRQLDVLNRHLSANEYMAGDEYSIADIAIWPWYGSLVLGDIYDAAEFLDVASYTHVVRWAKQVSERPGVKRGRRVNRTWGPEEEQLAERHSNNDF comes from the coding sequence ATGAGTGAGCAAAATCAATACACCCCACCCAAAGTTTGGACATGGGACAGTGAGAGTGGCGGTAAATTTGCCAGCATTAATCGCCCCATTGCCGGCGCAACTCATGACAAAACCTTGCCAATAGGCAAACATACATTCCAACTTTATTCGCTTGCTACACCAAATGGTCAAAAAGCCGCGATTATGTTTGAAGAGCTACTAGAGCTGGGCTTAACCGATGCAGAATACGACGCATATTTAATAAACATTGGTGATGGCGATCAGTTCGGCTCTGACTTTGTTGATATTAATCCAAATTCAAAAATTCCAGCATTAATGGATCATTCAACCACGCCGCCAACGCGTATTTTTGAATCGGGCTCTATACTGCAATACTTAGCAGAAAAGTTTGATGTGCTTATACCTAAAGATTTAAAAGCTAAAACTGAATGTCGTAACTGGTTATTTTGGCAAATGAGCTCAGCGCCGTACTTAGGTGGTGGCTTTGGCCACTTTTATAGCTATGCCCCCACTAAAATGCAATATCCTATTGATCGTTTCACCATGGAAACTAAGCGCCAGCTTGACGTGCTAAATCGCCATTTAAGTGCAAACGAATACATGGCAGGAGATGAGTACTCAATTGCCGATATCGCAATTTGGCCTTGGTATGGCTCTTTAGTGCTTGGCGACATTTATGATGCAGCTGAATTTTTAGATGTTGCCTCATACACTCATGTTGTACGTTGGGCTAAACAAGTTTCAGAGCGCCCTGGCGTAAAACGTGGTCGTCGCGTTAACCGCACATGGGGACCTGAAGAAGAGCAACTAGCAGAGCGCCACAGTAATAACGACTTTTAA
- a CDS encoding deoxyribodipyrimidine photo-lyase translates to MNKIHKERIKVAIWWVKKDFRLNDNAALFNALESNSIVIPMYLFEPLLMNGPDWGSFHTEAISDGAMSLSKNLTHFNSKLLTFGSSPIDAVEQIRQRVNLSGFEVKEVFSHE, encoded by the coding sequence ATGAATAAAATCCATAAAGAAAGAATAAAGGTTGCTATATGGTGGGTCAAGAAAGATTTTAGACTTAATGACAATGCCGCTCTATTTAATGCTTTAGAGTCGAATAGCATTGTTATACCGATGTACCTTTTTGAACCGCTATTAATGAATGGACCTGATTGGGGTAGTTTTCATACTGAAGCAATAAGTGATGGCGCTATGTCACTAAGTAAAAACCTCACTCACTTCAATAGTAAACTTTTAACTTTTGGCTCATCTCCAATTGACGCTGTAGAGCAAATCCGCCAGAGAGTAAATTTAAGTGGGTTTGAAGTTAAAGAGGTTTTTTCGCATGAATAA